The genomic segment CCGGCCGGCAGACCGCCGAGCCGACCCTGGAGGAGCTGGTCCTCGCCCACCTGAGGGCACCTCAGGCACCGGCCCTCGTCATCGACGAGGGCGACGGCGACCACGCCGACGGGACCGAGGCGCGGGAGGCGGCCGTATGAGCACCACGACCACCGGGACCGCCGCGACCCCGGCCGCCCGCTCAGAGCACCCGATCCCCGCCCCGGCCATGACCCCGATCCGGGGGCTGATCCGGGCGACGCTCCGCCTGCACCAGTCGGCGCTGTGGTTCTGGGGGCTGCTGGTGGTCCTCATCGCCGGCGGGCTGGTGTGGGCCGCCGGACCGGGGCTCGACGCGGCCTGGACCGAGTATGCGAAGAACGGCTGCGAGAGGACCGACTACTGCTCGACAGGCGCCGCGTACACCCGCTACGGGCTGGCCGTCACCCTGGGCTCCGACCTCCTCACCCTCGCTCCTGCCCTGATCGGCACCTGGGCGGGCGGCGCCCTGGTCGCCCGCGAGCTGGAGAGCGGCACCGCCCGGCTGGCCTGGAGCCAGTCCGTCTCCCCGGCCCGCTGGCTCGCGGCCAAGCTCGCGGTCCCGGCCGCCCTGATCGTCTCGGGGACGGTCCTGCTGACCCTGCTGAACCGCCTGGTGTGGTGGCGGGAGGAGCGGCTGCGGCACGAGCTGGGGACACGGGACTGGTTCGAATACAGCACCTTCATGGGCAACGGCACCCTCGCCACCGCCTACGCCCTGCTCGCCCTGGCCCTCGGCGTCCTCGCGGGCGTGGTGCTGCGCCGCTCGCTGCCCGGGCTCGCCGCCGGGTTCCTGGGCGTGATCGTCGTCATGGGCACGCTCCGGACGTGGCGCCACGCCCTGTGGCCGGTCGAGACCCTCGTTTCCAGGACGCAGGACCGGGCCTGGACGGGTGACCTGGTCGACCGCGGCCTGATCACCACCTCGGGCGCCCGCGTCTCCAACGCCGGATGCGAGGACGTCTCCTGCGACCGGACCGACGTCGCCGGGTTCTACGCCGACTTCCACCCCTCCTCCCACTTCTGGCCCCTCCAGCTCGTCGAGACCGGCATCCTCCTCGCCCTCACCGCCCTGCTGGTCCTGGCCGCCTTCCACCTGCTCCGGCGCCGTACGGAAGGCCCCTCATCGACCCGTACGGGAGGCACCCCATGACCGCCACCACCAGCGCGCCCGCCCCTGTCACCCGGGGCGGGCCGCGCCCCCGGGGCATCGTCTGGACCGTGCTGCGGCTGCACCGCTCGGCACTGCTGGTGTGGGCCGCGTACGTGCTGGTCATGGTCGGGTGGATGCTCTGGCTGCAGTACGTCACGGGGGCGGAGGCGCGTGCGGAGCGCGCCGCCTGCCGGAAGCTGGAGAGCGGGTGCATCGACCTCGAGTCGGCGTTCGCCTACTCCCAGGCCATGAGCTGGGTCGGCACCCTCATCGCCTACTTCTCCTACGCCGTGGCCGCCTGGGCCGGCGCCTCGCTCACCGGCCGCGAGATGGAGCGGGGCACGGCCCTGCTGGCCTGGACCCAGTCCGTCACCCCGGTCCGCTGGCTCACCGCGAAGCTGGCCGTGTCCGCCGTCGCGCTGACCGCCGGCACCGCCGTCCTGGTGCTGGTCTACCGCTGGGTCTGGTCCTCGGACCGGGACCTGAGCGGCGACGAGTGGTACTACACCGACCCCTTCGTGAACCGCGGCCCCGCCGTCCTCGCGTACGCCCTGTGCGCACTGGCCGTCGGCGCCCTGGCGGGCCTCGCCCTGCAGCGGGCGCTGCCGGCCCTGACCGTGGCCTTCGGCTTCATGCTCCTGTTCCACCTGTGGCTCGACGACCACTCCAACGAGCTGTGGCCCGCCAAGACGCTCACCGGCACCGCCGCCAGCCGGCTGCCGATGACGGCGGAGCAGCTGGACCTGGGCGCGATCACCGGCCCGG from the Streptomyces sp. NBC_00310 genome contains:
- a CDS encoding ABC transporter permease translates to MSTTTTGTAATPAARSEHPIPAPAMTPIRGLIRATLRLHQSALWFWGLLVVLIAGGLVWAAGPGLDAAWTEYAKNGCERTDYCSTGAAYTRYGLAVTLGSDLLTLAPALIGTWAGGALVARELESGTARLAWSQSVSPARWLAAKLAVPAALIVSGTVLLTLLNRLVWWREERLRHELGTRDWFEYSTFMGNGTLATAYALLALALGVLAGVVLRRSLPGLAAGFLGVIVVMGTLRTWRHALWPVETLVSRTQDRAWTGDLVDRGLITTSGARVSNAGCEDVSCDRTDVAGFYADFHPSSHFWPLQLVETGILLALTALLVLAAFHLLRRRTEGPSSTRTGGTP
- a CDS encoding ABC transporter permease; the encoded protein is MTATTSAPAPVTRGGPRPRGIVWTVLRLHRSALLVWAAYVLVMVGWMLWLQYVTGAEARAERAACRKLESGCIDLESAFAYSQAMSWVGTLIAYFSYAVAAWAGASLTGREMERGTALLAWTQSVTPVRWLTAKLAVSAVALTAGTAVLVLVYRWVWSSDRDLSGDEWYYTDPFVNRGPAVLAYALCALAVGALAGLALQRALPALTVAFGFMLLFHLWLDDHSNELWPAKTLTGTAASRLPMTAEQLDLGAITGPGSRAADLSCFDADADVDYTRCMSQNGFTDLYAEVHPVSHFWPLHLMTTGVILAVAVLATAAAYGTLRRRAR